The genomic window AGAAAATCAGCGGCAAACTGATTCGCTTCTTGTTCTTTTTTTTGTCTTTCTAATGGCTGTTCTTCAAATTCTTTTGGTTCAAAAGTTTCGATAAATATGTCACGCTTACCATGTAAAAGAATATGACCAGCTTCATGAAAAAAATTAAACCAGAAATGATCATTAGTTTTGTAACGTAAGCTGAGTTGAATTAAAGGTGTATGAGAATTTAACCAATAAGCTGCACCACCAACCCTAGTTTTTGGCAGTTGAGGAACTAAAACAAAAGTAACTCCAGTTTCAGTACATAATGATTGTATTTTGGATAGAAATATCTCAGGAGATTCTAGAGTTAATAATCTGATTTCTTGCAAAACTTCTTTAAATTGATAAGGGTCGTAATCAGCGCAGTTAATTTTAGCTGCTTCAATTTTTCCCTTCTGCAACCAAGCAATTAAAGCCCCATCGTCACTATCAAGGTTTTCAGATTTCCTAAAATCTACCGATAACCTTTTTTCCCAAACATCTCGTAAATTTTCAGGAGAAGCAACGGAAAAAAAATCAAGAAGTTCTCGTAATTGTTCAACTTTATTATTAAAGTTCCTAATCCAGCCTAGTTTAATCATTGCTTGATAAGGGATCTTTTCTAACCATGCAACTTTTTCTTTAAGACGTTTATTTTCCTCCTGTCTGGCTAAATAATCTCGATAAAGCTGTTCTCTATTATTCCAAAAATTGGCTGGAATCTTAAGCACTAACTCCAACTGCAATGCTGTTTCTGGAGTAATAGCAGCTTTACCTTTAATAATTTCATTAATGGTTTTTTTAGGTCGTCCCATTCGTTCAGCTAGTTCCGATTGGGTCATTCCTTTTTCTTCTAGAA from Crocosphaera subtropica ATCC 51142 includes these protein-coding regions:
- a CDS encoding HigA family addiction module antitoxin, which produces MINLIDNRYKPDYVSPPGETIEEILEEKGMTQSELAERMGRPKKTINEIIKGKAAITPETALQLELVLKIPANFWNNREQLYRDYLARQEENKRLKEKVAWLEKIPYQAMIKLGWIRNFNNKVEQLRELLDFFSVASPENLRDVWEKRLSVDFRKSENLDSDDGALIAWLQKGKIEAAKINCADYDPYQFKEVLQEIRLLTLESPEIFLSKIQSLCTETGVTFVLVPQLPKTRVGGAAYWLNSHTPLIQLSLRYKTNDHFWFNFFHEAGHILLHGKRDIFIETFEPKEFEEQPLERQKKEQEANQFAADFLIPPAEWQEFLLSFSGREYDITAFANRLKIASGIIVGRLQYEKVLHYSHFNQLKQKINWNIISDS